DNA from Lentilitoribacter sp. Alg239-R112:
ATCCGGATTGAATCAAAGGTTTGCGCTGGCGCGGTTGGATTGAAAAGATTCATGACCTCTTGGTTCATGTATGTCTCCTTCGTGAGGCTTCGCCCCGTTTTGTCGTATTAGGCCGCTTTACGCTCCGGCTCGTAATACCACTGAAATCCTAACGACCGATAACGGCCCTCGCCCACTTAAAAACTCGCAAAGTGAACAATGATGAATAGTGCGGCAGAGCTTAATCCTCTGCCACACCTAAACTTCTCAGACTATTCAGCAGGCTCTGCTGGCTCGTCCGCACCGTCTTCGATCTCTTCGACACGAGTATCTTCAAGTTCGACATTCAGGCCTAGAGAACGCATCTCTTTAACCAGAACATTGAAACTCTCTGGGATACCAGCTTCGAAAGTATCATCACCTCGAACAATGGCTTCATAAACCTTCGTACGACCGGCAACGTCATCGGATTTAACCGTGAGCATTTCCTGCAATGTGTACGCTGCACCATATGCTTCAAGTGCCCACACTTCCATCTCACCAAAGCGCTGACCACCAAACTGGGCTTTACCGCCAAGTGGCTGCTGGGTGACAAGTGAGTACGGCCCAATTGAACGTGCGTGGATTTTGTCGTCCACCAAGTGGTTCAATTTAAGCATATAAATGTAACCAACGGTCACAGGACGATCGAACATTTCACCGGTACGCCCATCATAGAGCTGTGATTGACCACTTTCGTGCAATCCAGCCTTAACAAGCATTTCGTTGACGTCTTTTTCAACAGCACCATCAAAAACTGGTGTTGCAATTGAAACGCCGCGGCGTGTTTGCTCAGCCAAACGAACAACTGACTCATCGTCATAATTGTCCATTGAGTCACCCTTAGGTCCCTCGCCCATAACACTATCAAGTGTTACACGCAGTGGCTCGATATTACCTTCCGCACGGTAAGCATCCAGCATATCGCCGATTTTCTTACCCATACCAGCACAAGCCCAACCAAGGTGTGTTTCAAGAATCTGACCAACATTCATACGTGACGGCACACCCAATGGGTTTAGCACCACGTCCACATGTTCACCATCTTCGAGGAATGGCATATCTTCGTTTGGCAAGATGCGTGAAACCACACCCTTGTTACCATGACGACCCGCCATTTTATCACCTGGCTGAATTTTACGCTTCACAGCAACGAAAACTTTAACCATTTTCATCACGCCCGGAAGCATTTCATCGCCACGTTGAACTTTTTCGACCTTATCCATGAAGAGAGCTTCAAGGCGAGATTTTGACTCATCATACTGTGTACGAAGAGCTTCGACCTTTTCTTGTTTCTTCTCGTCTTCAACCGCAAAGAGGAACCATTGTGAACGCGGATAATCAGCTAAAAGCTCATCCGTAATCTCAGCACCCTTTTTGAAGCCTTTAGGGCCTGCAATTGCTGGCGTGCCCTTAAGCATATCAGACAAACGTGCATAGATATTACGGTCCAAAATGGCCTGCTCATCATCACGGTCTTTAGCTAGACGTTCGATTTCTTCGCGCTCAATAGCCATTGCACGCTCATCTTTTTCAACGCCATGGCGGTTGAAAACTCGAACTTCCACGATAGTACCAACACCACCAGGAGGCATACGCATTGATGTATCACGTACATCAGAAGCCTTCTCACCAAAGATCGCTCGCAAAAGCTTCTCTTCAGGTGTCATAGGGCTTTCGCCTTTAGGTGTAATCTTACCAACAAGAATATCGCCAGGTTTAACTTCAGCACCGATATAAACAATACCTGCCTCGTCGAGGTTCTTAAGAGCCTCTTCAGAAACGTTAGGAATATCACGCGTGATTTCCTCAGGACCGAGTTTCGTATCACGCGCCATCACTTCATATTCATCAATGTGAATAGAGGTAAACACATCATCACGAACAATACGTTCTGATAGAAGGATTGAATCCTCAAAGTTATAACCGTTCCAAGGCATAAACGCGACAAGCGCATTGCGACCAAGAGCCAAGTCACCAAGATCAGTTGATGGACCATCGGCAAGAATATCGCCTTTATTGACCACATCTCCAACAGTCACTAGCGGACGTTGATTGATACAAGTGTTTTGGTTGGAGCGCTGATATTTCTGCAAACGGTAAATATCAACACCAGATTTGGTTACATCAAGATCTTCCGTAGCACGAATAACGATACGTGTTGCATCAACCTGATCAACTACACCGCCACGTTTTGCACCAATCGCAGCGCCGGAGTCTGAGGCCACAATTGGCTCCATACCCGTACCAACAAATGGCGCTTCAGCGCGCAATAGCGGAACAGCCTGACGCTGCATGTTTGAACCCATCAATGCACGGTTCGCATCATCGTTCTCAAGGAACGGGATCAATGCCGCAGCAACTGATACCAGCTGCTTCGGCGAAACATCCATGAGGTCAACATTTTCACGCGGAACCATCATCACATCGCCAGAATGACGGCAGATAACGAAATCATTGACGATAACGCCATCAGCTGAAACTTCAGCATTAGCCTGTCCAACGCGATATTTAGCTTCTTCCATTGCTGAAAGATAAACAACGTCTTCAGTCACACGACCATCAACAACTTTACGATATGGGCTCTCAATGAAACCATATTTATTCACACGAGCAAATGTAGCCAATGAATTGATCAAACCAATATTTGGACCCTCAGGGGTCTCAATTGGGCAGATACGACCATAGTGAGTTGGATGAACGTCACGTACTTCAAAGCCAGCACGCTCACGTGTTAGACCACCTGGCCCCAATGCAGAAAGACGACGCTTATGCGTAATCTCTGACAATGGATTCACTTGGTCCATAAACTGTGACAATTGCGATGAACCAAAGAACTCACGAACAGCGGCAGCAGCAGGTTTTGCATTAATCAAATCCTGCGGCATAACTGTGTCGATCTCAATAGATGACATACGCTCTTTAATTGCACGTTCCATGCGAAGAAGACCAATGCGATATTGGTTCTCCATAAGCTCGCCAACTGAACGAACACGACGGTTACCCAAGTTGTCAATATCGTCAATCTCGCCTTTGCCATCACGCAATTCTACAAGCGTTTTAACAACTGCCATGATGTCTTCTTTGCGAAGAACACGAACCGTGTCTTCCGCATCAAGATCAAGACGCATGTTCATTTTCACGCGACCAACTGCAGAAAGATCGTAACGTTCTGAATCGAAGAACAATGATTTAAACATTGCTTCAGCAGAATCCATGGTCGGCGGCTCACCTGGACGCATCACACGATAAATATCAAACAATGCATCTTGGCGGCTTGAATTTTTATCCACTGATAATGTGTTGCGGATGTAAGAACCAATATTGATGTGATCAATATCCAGAATTGGAAGTTCTTTAAAACCAGCTTCTACCAACATTGGAAGCGTTTTATCATCAAGTTCATCACCGGCTTCAAGGTAAATCTCACCAGTTTCCATGTTGACAATATCTTCAGCGACATAATTGCCGAAGAGGTCTTCTTCAGTTGCTCGAATAGCTTTAACGTTCTTTTCAGCAAGTTGCTTGATCAAACGCGGTGTTATTTTCTTACCAAGTTCAACAACAACTTCACCACTATCTGCATCAATCATGTCAGCAGAGGCTTTAGTGCCCTTTAACGTATCCGCATTGAACGGAATACGCCAGTTTTCGCCATCAAACTCAAAAGTAGATTTTGTATAGAAGAATTCTAAAATCTCTTCAGGATCGAGACCAAGAGCCATCAACAATGATGTCACTGGAATTTTACGACGACGATCAATACGAGCGTGAACGATATCTTTCGCATCAAACTCGATATCCAACCATGAACCACGGTAAGGAATAACACGAGCAGCGAAAAGCAACTTACCAGATGAATGGCTTTTGCCTTTATCATGATCAAAGAACACACCAGGTGAACGGTGCATTTGAGAAACAATAACACGCTCAGTACCATTAACGATAAATGTACCGTTTGGTGTCATCAAAGGCATGTCGCCCATATAAACGTTTTGCTCTTTGATATCTTTAACAGACTTGGCACCTGTATCCTCATCAATATCAAAAACGATCAGACGTAATGTGACTTTCAGCGGCGCTGAATATGTCAAATCGCGCTGACGGCACTCTTCTGTATCAAATTTAGGTGGCTCAAATTCGTAGGATACGAATTCCATTGTGGCAGCACCGGAAAAGTCTGAAATCGGGAAAACAGACTTAAATACGGACTGTAGACCCTCATCACCACGACCACCCTCAGGTTCTTCAACCATTAAGAATTGATCATAAGATGACATCTGAACCTCGATGAGGTTCGGCATATCAATTACTTCTGGAATTTTACCAAAAAATTTACGAACGCGTCTGCGACCATTGAAGGAAAGCTTCTCAGCCATCGCCGCTCCTTTTTGCATGTTTGTCTAGCCTGCATGTGGCGGATAATCGCTGGCCAAGCGATGCCGCACTATGAGAATTCCACACGCTGGTGACCAATCTGGATGCTTAAACTAAGCTGTCCCGGCCTACCTTAGAGAACCCATTACCCAAGCAGCAAAAAATGCTACTTGGGTAATAGTTTCACTCGCAGAATAAGCGAAGGCGATTTGCGTCGCCTCCACTCAAAATACTTAACTTACTTAAGCTCAGCTTTAGCGCCAGCTTCTTCAAGTTTCTTTTTGATTTCTTCAGCTTCACCTTTAGAAATCTGTTCTTTAACTGCTTTAGGTGCACTTTCAACAAGCTCTTTAGCTTCTTTAAGGCCAAGACCTGTAAGTCCACGCACTTCTTTAATAACAGCAATTTTGTTTGAGCCAGCTTCTGTAAGAACAACGTCAAATTCTGTTTGCTCTTCAGCAGAACCACCAGCATCGCCAGCAGCAACAGCAGCAACAGCTACAGGAGCAGCAGCAGAAACGCCCCACTCTTCTTCAAGCATCTTAGAAAGCTCAGCAGCTTCCAAAACTGTTAGTTTAGATAGTTCTTCAACTAGTTTGGCAAGATCAGCCATTTTATTCATCCTTTAATTCGGTTCGAACCGGTTTTAATAATTTTAAACGATCACGATAACTGCCTATGCAGCCGCATCATCCTTCGTAGAGTAAGCACTAAGAACCTGAGCAACTTGCGTGCCAGGTTTATTGACGATTGTAGCGATACGCGTAGCTGGTGTAGAAATCATACCAACAAGTTTCGCACGTAGTTCATCAAGAGATGGCATTGTCGCAAGCGACTTGACACCATTTTCGTCTAGTACTGTGGCTCCCATTGCGCCACCAAGGATAACAAGTTTGTCGTTAGCCTTAGAAAACTCAACAGCAACCTTCGGAGCAACAACAGGATCTTCGCTATAAGCTAAGACTGTCATACCAGTAAGGTATTGTGACATACCCTCTGACTCCGTACCCTGAAGAGCAATTTTGGCAAGGCTGTTTTTCGCGACTTTGACGGTACCGCCAGCAACACGCATTTTTGAGCGAAGTTCACTCATTTGCGCCACTGTAAGACCGGCATAGTGGGCTACAACAACTGAACCAGCTTCTTTAAAGACGCCGTTCAATTCTGTAACGAATTCGCTTTTCTCAGCTTTTTCCACTTACGTTTCTCCAGTTAACACATTTGAAAAATCAAACATGTCGGTTTGCATTTGCCTTCTATGAGACCAAACTGATCCCACAAACGACGTTGAGGATCCTGTCCCCTTACCCGTAACAAGCAATGCTTGTGAAAGGTGAAGGCATTCGCAAGGTTCGAACCAAACAAAACAACTTGTTTTAATTTGCTCGACCTATCTCATGCGGGCGGATATTAAGATCTCCAAAGAAGATCGCCTACAATCTCGGACAGGGTATCTCAGTTTCCTGAGATAATTTTGGCCACTTAATAAACGGCCAAAAATTCTTCTATATCAATCTATTATGACTGACAATCAATTTATTACTCGCCAGCAACGCCAGCTGTATCGATCTTAAAGCCAGGCCCCATTGTTGAAGAGATAGAAATCCGCTTCAAGTAAACACCCTTTGAGCCAGATGGCTTAGCTTTAATAACAGCATCGATAAATGCTTTTACATTTGCAAGAATTGCACTCTCATCAAATGAAGCTTTACCAACCCCTGCATGCACGATGCCAGCTTTTTCAACGCGAAACTCAACAGCTCCGCCTTTAGAAGCATCAACAGCTGCCTTAACATCCATCGTCACCGTACCAACTTTAGGGTTTGGCATCATGCCACGCGGACCAAGTACCTTACCCAAACGACCAACAAGTGGCATCATGTCTGGCGTAGCAATACAACGATCAAAATCGATATTGCCTTTTTGCACTTCTGCAACAAGTTCTTCAGCACCAACGACATCAGCACCAGCTGCTTTAGCTTCATCAGCCTTCGCGTCACGAGCAAATACTGCCACGCGAACAGAGCGACCTGTACCTGATGGCAGGTTCACAACACCGCGTACCATTTGGTCGGCATGGCGTGGATCAACACCCAAATTCATTGCAACTTCAATTGTTTCATCAAACTTTGCATTGGCACGCTCTTTGACCTTAGAAATGGCAGCTTCCAACGCATGAAGCTCTTCATTATTAAGGCCTTCGATATTCTTTTTTGTTCTTTTACCTAATTTTGCCATGATATTATCCTTTGACCTCAATACCCATTGAGCGGGCTGAACCTTCAACCATCAACATCGCACCTTCGATGTCAGCAGCATTAAGATCTTTCATCTTAGCTTCGGCAATATCACGCACTTGATCTTTTGTAAGACTAGTAATGATAGATTTACCAGGCTCTTTTGAGCCAGATTTCAAGTTTGCAGCTTTCTTGATCAAGTAGCTCATAGGAGGCTGCTTCATTTTGAAAGTGAAAGACTTATCTTGGTAATAGGTAATTGCGCAAGGAATTGGCGCACCTTTTTCCATTTCACCTGTTGCAGCATTAAATGCCTTACAGAATTCCATAATATTAATGCCTCGCTGACCCAGCGCAGGACCAATTGGAGGTGACGGATTTGCCGAACCAGCAGGAACCTGCAACTTCAACACTCCAGCAATTTTTTTAGCCATAATAGCTCTGCCTTTTATTTATTCCCCATACATAATGCATGAGTAAAATCCCGAAGGATAATTTGCTGACCATTTGATCAGCGGCTGCGGTTGCGTGGTACAGTATCAAAGATCGGCTAGATCAAGACGCCTCCCACGCGAAAAAGCACCGTAAACGGCGCTTAAACTTTTTCTACTTGTGCATATTCAAGTTCGACAGGCGTTGCACGCCCAAAGATCGAAACTTCAACCTTAAGCCTCGCACGCTCTTCATCAACTTCTTGAACGACCCCGTTAAATGAAGCGAAAGGACCATCAGAAACCTGAACTTGCTCACCGATATCGAACATTACTGAAGGCTTCGGACGCTCCACACCCTCTTGAATTTGCGTCAGAATTTCTTCTGCTTCCCTATCGGGAATAGGTAACGGCTTACCATCACCACCCAAAAATCCGGTCACTTTAGGCGTATTCTTGATTAGGTTATGAACCGCATCAGTTAAATTAGCCTGAACCATCACATAACCAGGGAAAAACTTGCGCTCAGCATCGACCTTACGACCTCTGCGAACCTCAACAGTTTTTTCAACAGGGACCAAGATCTGTTCAAAATGGTGATCTAAACCCTTTTGACGCGCTTGTTCCTGAATCGATTCAGCGACCTTCTTCTCAAAATTTGAGTAAGCATGAACGATGTACCAGCGTACAGCCATATTTTCTACGAGCCTCGTTTAAGAACCGAAATTAAGAATGAACGAAATAACAACGCTCAAAATTTGATCTGCTGCAAAAAAGAATATTGCAGCAAGAAACACCATCACAAGAACCATAATGGTCGAGATCACAGTCTCTCGACGCGTCGGCCAAACGACCTTGGCCGTTTCGGAACGAACCTCTTGCAGGAACGTGAATGGATTAGATTTTGAAGCCATTATTCACCCATATCTTTACGGCACGGTCAGCATAAGTGCCGAACGCGCCGCGTAAGTCATCAGACACTACTTATAGATCGTTTTAGAAAACCTCAAGGGCTTTATCGAAATAATCGATTAAAAATACGCATTTTCTGACGTAACTTCATTCGCTTAAATCATTAGATGGTAAGTATGGACTTGTTTAACGAACTTCAAGACCAAATGTTCGAAAAATTACATTGAGATATGTGAGACCAAATGAGGGGTCCGATTCGGACCCGCATGCTACCAAAGGTTCAGCACTCAGAAATTATGCTTTTCTTAGGTGCACAACCTCAATGGCATTTCTATCGGAGGGTCTTTAATGATCCAAAATACCGACCGTGACGTAATATTATACATGCAACATGAAATAGTAATGCGTCAAATTAGATTTTTGATTTTTGTCTTCGCAATTCTGAATATATCGTCAGGAAGCGTTCAAGCTAGAGATGTTGTCGAAAGCAAAGCGGAGTTCATCCAGAAAGTTGCCGGCAAGAAAATCACAGATGCAAAACTCAACACCTGGATGATTGCACAACCAAATGGCCAAATTAGAGGTAAATTCAAAGGTATAAACATTAAAGGAAGGTGGGATTGGAATGGAAGATACTGGTGCCGAAGTGCCCGTATTGGACTTTTATCACTTCCAAATGAATGCCAGCAAATTGCTCTTAATGGAAAGACGCTAATTCTAAAACGCAAAAAGGGCAACGGGACCACTCATAGCTACCAGCTAAACTAAATGACTAGGAACCGCATCTAATAATATTTCTAATGCTTATCGCGGGAGTTAGGTGATACGCTTAATTATCATGCAGGTCCCGACTATCTTTCGGGGCTTCTTCACGTTCAAACATGCCATAATCACGCACTACGCTAATAATACGAATTCGATAATCTTCAAATAACCCGCCCCGCCCTTTGCTTTGGGCACTGCGGTGTGAGTGTAGATTTCGCCACTCATCCAATGCTGCTTCATTTTCATAAAACGACAAAGACAGTATTTTGTTAGGGTCACTCAAGCTCTGAAAGCGCTCAATTGAGATGAAGCCTTTGATCTTTTCAAGCTCAGGGCGCAATGAAGCAGCAATATCGAGATATTCCTGCTTATGTCGCTCATGCGGCAGAACCTCAAAAATCACACCAATCATTCTGCAGCATCCAAATAGTCTTCCATTGGAGGGCAGGAGCAAATCAAATTACGATCGCCATAGGCATTATCGACGCGATTGACTGGCGACCAATATTTATCAACTGAGAATGATCCTGGAGGGAAACACCCCTGCTCTCTTGAATATGGACGATCCCATTCACCCACCAAATCACGCATCGTGTGTGGCGCATTACTTAGTGGATTATTGTCTGCCGGGTACTTACCGTCCGCTACATCCTGCGCTTCCTGACGGATAGCAAGCATTGCATCACAGAACCTATCCAACTCAGCCTTAGGCTCAGATTCCGTTGGCTCGATCATCAAAGTACCAGCAACAGGAAATGACATGGTCGGCGCATGAAAACCGCTGTCGATGAGACGTTTTGCAACATCATCAACGCTCACACCGAACTCAGCCAGAGGCCTTGTATCAATAATGCACTCGTGTGCTACGCGGCCATTTGGCCCTCGGTACAAAACCGGATACGCATCGCCCAGACGTTTCGCAATATAATTTGCATTCAATATCGCAAATTGTGTGGCACGCGTAAGCCCCTCACCACCCATCATCAGACAATAAGCCCAAGAAATAGGAAGCAAACTGGCCGACCCATAAGGAGCTGCAGATACCGCACCTTCTGTCCCAAGTTCATTATGACCAGGCAAATGAGGGATAAGGTGTTTTTTTACACCAATTGGTCCCATTCCCGGCCCACCGCCGCCATGTGGAATGCAAAATGTTTTATGCAAATTAAGGTGCGATACATCAGAACCAATGTCACCTGGTTGAGCCACGCCAACCATAGCGTTCAAATTTGCGCCATCAAGATAGACTTGACCGCCAAACTTATGTGTGATTTCACAAATCTCGCGAACTGTTTCCTCAAATACACCATGGGTCGATGGATAAGTAATCATACATGCAGCTAAGTTATCAGCATGTTGTTCCGCTTTCTTACGGAAATCCTCTACATCGATATCGCCATTTTCAGAACTTGCGACGACGACAACCTTATAACCTACCATTTGAGCAGATGCAGGGTTTGTACCATGCGCTGAGGTTGGAATAAGACAGATATTTCGATGTCCTTCGCCATTCGCATTATGATAAGAAGAAATAGATAACAACCCCGCAAACTCACCCTGCGCGCCGGAATTTGGTTGCATAGAGATCGCATCATAACCTGTTATTTCACAAAGTTTGTCAGAAAGATCCTTGATCATCAATTGATAACCATGCGTTTGATCTGTTGGAGCAAACGGATGAATATTCGCAAAACCTGACCAACTGACCGGTATCATCTCCGCTGCAGCATTAAGCTTCATTGTACACGAACCGAGCGGTATCATCGCACGATCAAGCGCTAAATCGCGGTCTGCCAAACGACGCATATAACGCGTCATTTCCGCTTCTGATCGGTTCATGTGGAATATAGAATGCGTCATAT
Protein-coding regions in this window:
- the rpoB gene encoding DNA-directed RNA polymerase subunit beta, coding for MAEKLSFNGRRRVRKFFGKIPEVIDMPNLIEVQMSSYDQFLMVEEPEGGRGDEGLQSVFKSVFPISDFSGAATMEFVSYEFEPPKFDTEECRQRDLTYSAPLKVTLRLIVFDIDEDTGAKSVKDIKEQNVYMGDMPLMTPNGTFIVNGTERVIVSQMHRSPGVFFDHDKGKSHSSGKLLFAARVIPYRGSWLDIEFDAKDIVHARIDRRRKIPVTSLLMALGLDPEEILEFFYTKSTFEFDGENWRIPFNADTLKGTKASADMIDADSGEVVVELGKKITPRLIKQLAEKNVKAIRATEEDLFGNYVAEDIVNMETGEIYLEAGDELDDKTLPMLVEAGFKELPILDIDHINIGSYIRNTLSVDKNSSRQDALFDIYRVMRPGEPPTMDSAEAMFKSLFFDSERYDLSAVGRVKMNMRLDLDAEDTVRVLRKEDIMAVVKTLVELRDGKGEIDDIDNLGNRRVRSVGELMENQYRIGLLRMERAIKERMSSIEIDTVMPQDLINAKPAAAAVREFFGSSQLSQFMDQVNPLSEITHKRRLSALGPGGLTRERAGFEVRDVHPTHYGRICPIETPEGPNIGLINSLATFARVNKYGFIESPYRKVVDGRVTEDVVYLSAMEEAKYRVGQANAEVSADGVIVNDFVICRHSGDVMMVPRENVDLMDVSPKQLVSVAAALIPFLENDDANRALMGSNMQRQAVPLLRAEAPFVGTGMEPIVASDSGAAIGAKRGGVVDQVDATRIVIRATEDLDVTKSGVDIYRLQKYQRSNQNTCINQRPLVTVGDVVNKGDILADGPSTDLGDLALGRNALVAFMPWNGYNFEDSILLSERIVRDDVFTSIHIDEYEVMARDTKLGPEEITRDIPNVSEEALKNLDEAGIVYIGAEVKPGDILVGKITPKGESPMTPEEKLLRAIFGEKASDVRDTSMRMPPGGVGTIVEVRVFNRHGVEKDERAMAIEREEIERLAKDRDDEQAILDRNIYARLSDMLKGTPAIAGPKGFKKGAEITDELLADYPRSQWFLFAVEDEKKQEKVEALRTQYDESKSRLEALFMDKVEKVQRGDEMLPGVMKMVKVFVAVKRKIQPGDKMAGRHGNKGVVSRILPNEDMPFLEDGEHVDVVLNPLGVPSRMNVGQILETHLGWACAGMGKKIGDMLDAYRAEGNIEPLRVTLDSVMGEGPKGDSMDNYDDESVVRLAEQTRRGVSIATPVFDGAVEKDVNEMLVKAGLHESGQSQLYDGRTGEMFDRPVTVGYIYMLKLNHLVDDKIHARSIGPYSLVTQQPLGGKAQFGGQRFGEMEVWALEAYGAAYTLQEMLTVKSDDVAGRTKVYEAIVRGDDTFEAGIPESFNVLVKEMRSLGLNVELEDTRVEEIEDGADEPAEPAE
- the rplL gene encoding 50S ribosomal protein L7/L12, translating into MADLAKLVEELSKLTVLEAAELSKMLEEEWGVSAAAPVAVAAVAAGDAGGSAEEQTEFDVVLTEAGSNKIAVIKEVRGLTGLGLKEAKELVESAPKAVKEQISKGEAEEIKKKLEEAGAKAELK
- the rplJ gene encoding 50S ribosomal protein L10, with product MEKAEKSEFVTELNGVFKEAGSVVVAHYAGLTVAQMSELRSKMRVAGGTVKVAKNSLAKIALQGTESEGMSQYLTGMTVLAYSEDPVVAPKVAVEFSKANDKLVILGGAMGATVLDENGVKSLATMPSLDELRAKLVGMISTPATRIATIVNKPGTQVAQVLSAYSTKDDAAA
- the rplA gene encoding 50S ribosomal protein L1, with the protein product MAKLGKRTKKNIEGLNNEELHALEAAISKVKERANAKFDETIEVAMNLGVDPRHADQMVRGVVNLPSGTGRSVRVAVFARDAKADEAKAAGADVVGAEELVAEVQKGNIDFDRCIATPDMMPLVGRLGKVLGPRGMMPNPKVGTVTMDVKAAVDASKGGAVEFRVEKAGIVHAGVGKASFDESAILANVKAFIDAVIKAKPSGSKGVYLKRISISSTMGPGFKIDTAGVAGE
- the rplK gene encoding 50S ribosomal protein L11, translated to MAKKIAGVLKLQVPAGSANPSPPIGPALGQRGINIMEFCKAFNAATGEMEKGAPIPCAITYYQDKSFTFKMKQPPMSYLIKKAANLKSGSKEPGKSIITSLTKDQVRDIAEAKMKDLNAADIEGAMLMVEGSARSMGIEVKG
- the nusG gene encoding transcription termination/antitermination protein NusG produces the protein MAVRWYIVHAYSNFEKKVAESIQEQARQKGLDHHFEQILVPVEKTVEVRRGRKVDAERKFFPGYVMVQANLTDAVHNLIKNTPKVTGFLGGDGKPLPIPDREAEEILTQIQEGVERPKPSVMFDIGEQVQVSDGPFASFNGVVQEVDEERARLKVEVSIFGRATPVELEYAQVEKV
- the secE gene encoding preprotein translocase subunit SecE, translating into MASKSNPFTFLQEVRSETAKVVWPTRRETVISTIMVLVMVFLAAIFFFAADQILSVVISFILNFGS
- a CDS encoding antibiotic biosynthesis monooxygenase, translated to MIGVIFEVLPHERHKQEYLDIAASLRPELEKIKGFISIERFQSLSDPNKILSLSFYENEAALDEWRNLHSHRSAQSKGRGGLFEDYRIRIISVVRDYGMFEREEAPKDSRDLHDN
- the gcvP gene encoding aminomethyl-transferring glycine dehydrogenase — encoded protein: MSYNLTDYDPFDFANRRHIGPSPQETEEMLHVVGVKSLDDLIDQTVPKTIRQKTPLENPPLSQNELLDHMRKVSRMNKVVPSLIGQGYYDTFTPPPIQRNIFENPAWYTAYTPYQPEISQGRLEALLNFQTMIIDLTGLEVANASLLDEATACAEAMVMAQRVAKSKSKMFFIDENCHPQNISVMRTRAEPLDIELVIGAPDALNPDEVYGAIFQYPGTYGHVRDFTDQISALHEAKAIGIVTADPLSLTLLKEPGAMGADIAVGSTQRFGIPLGFGGPHAAYMATKDAFKRSMPGRIVGVSIDSHGNKAYRLALQTREQHIRREKATSNVCTAQALLAVMASMYGVFYGPDGLKAIAQRIHLKAAKLAAGIEKLGFKVEPETYFDTITVDVGNLQSVVIKSAVNEGVNLRAVGDTKIGMSVDEMTNDKIIHAVWTAFGLNERDFVDDADYCLPDGMARQSEYMTHSIFHMNRSEAEMTRYMRRLADRDLALDRAMIPLGSCTMKLNAAAEMIPVSWSGFANIHPFAPTDQTHGYQLMIKDLSDKLCEITGYDAISMQPNSGAQGEFAGLLSISSYHNANGEGHRNICLIPTSAHGTNPASAQMVGYKVVVVASSENGDIDVEDFRKKAEQHADNLAACMITYPSTHGVFEETVREICEITHKFGGQVYLDGANLNAMVGVAQPGDIGSDVSHLNLHKTFCIPHGGGGPGMGPIGVKKHLIPHLPGHNELGTEGAVSAAPYGSASLLPISWAYCLMMGGEGLTRATQFAILNANYIAKRLGDAYPVLYRGPNGRVAHECIIDTRPLAEFGVSVDDVAKRLIDSGFHAPTMSFPVAGTLMIEPTESEPKAELDRFCDAMLAIRQEAQDVADGKYPADNNPLSNAPHTMRDLVGEWDRPYSREQGCFPPGSFSVDKYWSPVNRVDNAYGDRNLICSCPPMEDYLDAAE